A window of Solanum stenotomum isolate F172 chromosome 3, ASM1918654v1, whole genome shotgun sequence contains these coding sequences:
- the LOC125858431 gene encoding surfeit locus protein 1 isoform X2 translates to MAASISKTLTRNLLRRSGETTQALQLRLSSAAASAPAISVTETQPPGGPSKWSNLLLFVPGVITFGLGSWQIIRRQDKIEMLEYRQNRLRMDPLNCNEVSPSGENVDSLEFCRVLCRGVFDEKKSIFIGPRSRSISGVTENGYYVITPLMPLANDPKSVQAPILVNRGWVPRNWRDKSLEMAAADEQPSSIAPPSQESGKSSWWMFSSKKNKVEEDQVPTVKPTEVIGVIRGSEKPSIFVPANDPNSFQWFYVDVSAIARACGLPENTLYIEAINDNVDPSNPYPIPKDTNTLVRSSVMPQDHLNYTFTWYSLSAAVTFMAYKRLQSKKTRR, encoded by the exons ATGGCAGCTTCCATATCTAAAACCCTAACCAGAAATCTTCTCCGGCGAAGTGGTGAGACTACACAAGCATTACAGCTCCGGTTATCCTCCGCCGCTGCTTCAGCTCCTGCCATCTCTGTGACTGAAACTCAACCTCCAG GTGGACCTTCAAAATGGTCAAACTTACTGCTCTTCGTACCGGGGGTCATCACCTTTGGCCTTGGCTCTTGGCAGATCATCAGAAGGCAAGATAAG ATTGAAATGCTTGAGTACAGACAAAATCGATTGCGAATGGATCCTCTAAACTGCAATGAGGTTTCTCCTTCAGGTGAAAATGTGGATTCCTTGGAGTTCTGCAGGGTACTATGTAGAGGAGTGTTTGATGAGAAGAAGTCCATTTTCATAGGGCCACGCTCCAGAAGCATTTCAGGGGTGACTGAAAATGGTTACTATGTTATTACTCCTCTCATGCCTTTGGCAAATGATCCTAAGAG TGTGCAGGCACCAATTCTTGTCAATAGGGGATGGGTCCCCCGGAATTGGAGAGACAAGTCTTTGGAAATGGCTGCGGCTGATGAACAACCTTCAAGTATTGCACCGCCATCTCAAGAGAGTGGAAAGAGCTCCTGGTGGatgttttcttcaaaaaagaataaagtaGAAGAG GATCAAGTTCCAACTGTTAAACCCACAGAAGTGATTGGAGTCATCAGAGGAAGTGAGAAGCCAAGTATATTTGTTCCAGCAAATGATCCCAATTCCTTCCAGTGGTTCTATGTTGATGTTTCAGCCATTGCTCGTGCTTGTGGACTCCCTGAGAACACACTCTACATTGAAGCCATCAATGATAATGTCGACCCAAGCAATCCTTATCCAATTCCAAAGGATACAAACACATTGGTTCGGAGTTCTGTAATGCCACAAGATCATCTTAACTACACATTTACATG GTATTCTCTGTCAGCTGCTGTGACGTTTATGGCTTATAAGAGGCTACAGTCAAAGAAAACCCGGAGATAG
- the LOC125858423 gene encoding uncharacterized protein LOC125858423 isoform X2 yields the protein MVLVTGDRYVDSLVKFVENNVESLIEGTLVLKLNPIGLHYVHSRLESLSELESLISGAPVDYLRAYVSDLGDHRALERLRRILRLLASLKVVSVLPPTGRDPTPLSLLPFGRLKVLELRGCDLSTSAARGLLELRHTLEKLICHNSTDALKHVFASRIADIRNSPHWNRLSFISCACNGLVLMDESLQLLPAVETLDLSRNKFAKVDNLRKCTKLKHLDLGFNHLRNIVSFSGVSCHIVKLVLRNNALTTLCGIENLKSLQGLDVSYNIISNLLEMEILVGLSSLQSLWLEGNPLCYSRWYRAQVFSFFPSPEKMELDEKKICRSEAWQRQIIIASRQKRPASFGFYSPARDGAKLEGSIYTKRKRLSRVVSIETEEQNTSICSDIESVSVDIDNQSKEENAISDEEAEIVELMNRIENMKKERSDEWLQEFKDWINDSSDNFIGVARGKETISSNHRDDKVKNQTRNKQLGGTSKYVSDSMLASGDDSSTNILESDNSFAETSTNISMFHYPNQIGEAASIFPCKCTGNSIQITRSRRQDNFSPLNNEMLLHPNTMFPQSESFSTQWGFKMSAKINIPPATDADNILDSRSSLASTGSPPHYKEDILHRRQNLEEELLQMSADSFSVASSDSDTSCSDDDCPDLTSMHLVDKSLIDNVSEMSGESRSPVLLSMDVCHELYPIKINCRFPARLGTEGTSGCTVVRESGTSSQQGHFSTDNISVESVQVVKQDADWLEKKKRRRTPARRIISLCDEHKEAEPKKSNVDTNGFQDRGVGTFSQSEMRKSLDSCGAEELIKNYFNNKAANSGIDESCQRYMLCNCLLEKDSQFSESKVAVTLSSEHKLHVLLLENSCDGSGSRLRLVGCHGTQQMREIFVGLGLQIVSLEKVQADLFERHVCGGLKMSILQYSMVMFWCNNSKEDSWMGRSLFVLGRHLLLCMEDVILLGSLSESASCSSYFSLDSCCSIVSVSEVVIETTDCYCVTLTLEGVMSEFPLSLKEGKVVKNTKLMKRKPVSGPLKWKLKWFSEESLFKFVALLKALHSEATTSALFVYCY from the exons ATGGTGCTTGTTACCGGAGATAGATACGTAGATTCACTTGTGAAATTCGTGGAGAACAATGTAGAGTCATTGATTGAAGGGACGTTGGTGTTGAAATTGAATCCAATTGGGCTTCACTACGTGCACTCTAGGCTTGAATCCTTGTCGGAGCTTGAGAGTCTTATTTCAGGTGCACCTGTAGATTATTTGCGTGCTTATGTATCTGATTTGGGTGACCATCGTGCGCTTGAGCGGCTTCGACGGATTCTTCGTCTCCTTGCGTCGCTCAAGGTGGTATCTGTGCTTCCTCCTACTGGAAGGGATCCTACGCCGTTGTCGCTTTTGCCTTTTGGTAGACTCAAGGTTTTGGAGCTTAGAGGATGTGATCTGTCAACCTCCGCTGCTAGAGGACTTTTGGAATTAAGGCATACCTTGGAAAAGTTGATATGTCATAATTCTACA GATGCTCTTAAGCATGTATTTGCAAGTAGAATTGCTGATATAAGAAATTCTCCGCACTGGAATCGGTTATCGTTTATATCATGTGCCTGCAATGGCTTGGTTCTGATGGACGAGTCCTTGCAACTTCTTCCTGCTGTTGAGACTCTTGATTTGAGCAGAAACAAGTTTGCCAAGGTGGATAATCTGCGGAAGTGCACCAAATTGAAGCACCTGGATCTTGGGTTCAACCACCTGAGAAACATTGTTTCCTTTAGTGgg GTCTCATGCCATATTGTTAAGCTTGTTCTGAGGAACAATGCTCTCACAACTTTGTGTggaattgaaaatttgaagtcaCTTCAGGGACTTGATGTTTCGTACAATATAATCTCCAACCTCTTAGAGATGGAAATTCTTGTTGGTCTGTCATCTCTTCAAAGCTTGTGGCTTGAGGGGAATCCTCTATGCTACTCTCGTTGGTATAGAGCTCAAGTCTTCAGTTTCTTTCCTAGTCCAGAGAAG ATGGAGCTTGATGAAAAGAAAATCTGTAGAAGTGAGGCATGGCAGCGGCAGATTATCATTGCCAGTAGGCAAAAACGGCCTGCTAGCTTTGGATTTTATTCACCAGCAAGAGATGGGGCCAAACTAGAAGGAAGTATTTATACAAAAAGG AAGAGGCTCTCACGCGTGGTTAGTATTGAGACTGAAGAACAGAACACTTCCATTTGCTCCGACATAGAATCTGTGTCTGTTGATATCGACAATCAAAGCAAGGAGGAGAATGCCATTTCTGATGAGGAAGCTGAAATAGTTGAGTTGATGAACCGAattgaaaatatgaagaagGAAAGATCTGATGAATGGCTGCAGGAGTTCAAAGATTGGATAAATGACTCTTCTGACAATTTTATTGGAGTTGCTAGAGGCAAAGAGACTATTTCCAGTAACCACAGAGATGATAAAGTTAAGAACCAGACTAGAAACAAACAGCTAGGTGGGACCTCAAAATATGTATCCGACTCAATGCTGGCTTCTGGAGATGACAGCAGCACAAATATACTAGAATCTGACAATTCATTTGCAGAGACGTCCACTAATATCAGTATGTTTCATTACCCCAACCAAATTGGTGAAGCAGCTTCCATATTTCCTTGCAAATGCACAGGAAACTCCATTCAGATTACTAGAAGCCGACGTCAGGATAATTTTAGCCCTCTAAATAATGAAATGCTTCTACATCCAAATACGATGTTCCCTCAGTCTGAATCCTTCTCAACCCAATGGGGTTTTAAAATGAGTGCTAAAATCAATATTCCACCCGCTACTGATGCTGATAATATTTTGGATTCTCGATCATCCTTGGCTAGCACAGGATCACCTCCTCACTACAAGGAGGACATTCTGCACAGACGCCAAAACTTGGAAGAAGAACTCCTGCAGATGTCTGCTGACTCCTTCTCAGTTGCATCTTCTGATAGTGATACAAGCTGTAGTGACGATGATTGCCCTGATTTGACCTCAATGCATCTGGTTGATAAGTCTCTTATCGACAATGTCTCAGAAATGAGTGGGGAAAGCCGCTCACCAGTGCTTCTGTCCATGGATGTATGCCATGAATTGTATCcgattaaaataaattgtagATTCCCAGCACGTTTAGGCACTGAGGGAACCTCTGGTTGCACGGTGGTCAGAGAATCAGGCACTTCCTCCCAGCAAGGACATTTTTCTACTGACAATATAAGTGTAGAAAGTGTACAAGTTGTGAAGCAGGACGCTGATTggttggaaaagaaaaaacGTCGTAGGACACCTGCAAGGAGAATAATCTCATTGTGTGACGAACATAAAGAAGCAGAACCTAAAAAATCAAATGTGGATACAAATGGTTTTCAAGACAGAGGGGTTGGAACATTTAGCCAAAGTGAGATGAGAAAATCCCTTGATAGTTGTGGGGCTGAGGAGCTAATTAAGAATTACTTTAACAACAAAGCTGCTAATTCTGGAATTGATGAATCTTGTCAGAGATACATGTTATGCAACTGTTTGCTTGAAAAGGACTCTCAGTTCAGTGAAAG CAAGGTAGCTGTAACCTTGAGCAGTGAGCATAAGTTACATGTGCTACTCCTTGAAAACTCATGTGATGGGTCAG GTTCAAGATTAAGATTGGTTGGCTGTCATGGTACACAACAGATGAGAGAGATTTTTGTGGGTTTGGGACTTCAGATTGTAAG TTTGGAGAAGGTTCAGGCTGATCTGTTCGAAAGACATGTCTGTGGAGGTTTGAAGATGAGCATTCTTCAGTATTCAATGGTGATGTTCTGGTGCAACAATTCGAAAG AGGATTCATGGATGGGGAGATCACTATTTGTGCTTGGGAGGCATCTACTTCTGTGCATGGAAGATGTAATCCTGCTTGGTTCCCTTTCTGAGAGTGCATCTTGCTCCTCCTATTTCTCGTTGGACTCTTGTTGTTCCATTGTCAGCGTGTCAGAAGTG GTAATCGAAACCACAGATTGCTATTGCGTGACCTTGACTTTGGAAGGTGTCATGTCCGAGTTCCCCCTTTCATTGAAGGAGGGCAAGGTAGTCAAAAATACGAAACTCATGAAGAGAAAACCTGTCTCAGGTCCCCTGAAATGGAAGCTAAAATGGTTTTCAGAAGAAAGTCTCTTCAAGTTTGTGGCTTTATTGAAAGCATTACATAGTGAAGCAACCACAAGTGCACTATTTGTCTACTGTTATTAA
- the LOC125858423 gene encoding uncharacterized protein LOC125858423 isoform X1 has product MVLVTGDRYVDSLVKFVENNVESLIEGTLVLKLNPIGLHYVHSRLESLSELESLISGAPVDYLRAYVSDLGDHRALERLRRILRLLASLKVVSVLPPTGRDPTPLSLLPFGRLKVLELRGCDLSTSAARGLLELRHTLEKLICHNSTDALKHVFASRIADIRNSPHWNRLSFISCACNGLVLMDESLQLLPAVETLDLSRNKFAKVDNLRKCTKLKHLDLGFNHLRNIVSFSGVSCHIVKLVLRNNALTTLCGIENLKSLQGLDVSYNIISNLLEMEILVGLSSLQSLWLEGNPLCYSRWYRAQVFSFFPSPEKMELDEKKICRSEAWQRQIIIASRQKRPASFGFYSPARDGAKLEGSIYTKRKRLSRVVSIETEEQNTSICSDIESVSVDIDNQSKEENAISDEEAEIVELMNRIENMKKERSDEWLQEFKDWINDSSDNFIGVARGKETISSNHRDDKVKNQTRNKQLGGTSKYVSDSMLASGDDSSTNILESDNSFAETSTNISMFHYPNQIGEAASIFPCKCTGNSIQITRSRRQDNFSPLNNEMLLHPNTMFPQSESFSTQWGFKMSAKINIPPATDADNILDSRSSLASTGSPPHYKEDILHRRQNLEEELLQMSADSFSVASSDSDTSCSDDDCPDLTSMHLVDKSLIDNVSEMSGESRSPVLLSMDVCHELYPIKINCRFPARLGTEGTSGCTVVRESGTSSQQGHFSTDNISVESVQVVKQDADWLEKKKRRRTPARRIISLCDEHKEAEPKKSNVDTNGFQDRGVGTFSQSEMRKSLDSCGAEELIKNYFNNKAANSGIDESCQRYMLCNCLLEKDSQFSESKVAVTLSSEHKLHVLLLENSCDGSGSRLRLVGCHGTQQMREIFVGLGLQIVRVCFERDTTYLFVTRNIDVSRELLSILGFTDSHVMENNCSLRSLEKVQADLFERHVCGGLKMSILQYSMVMFWCNNSKEDSWMGRSLFVLGRHLLLCMEDVILLGSLSESASCSSYFSLDSCCSIVSVSEVVIETTDCYCVTLTLEGVMSEFPLSLKEGKVVKNTKLMKRKPVSGPLKWKLKWFSEESLFKFVALLKALHSEATTSALFVYCY; this is encoded by the exons ATGGTGCTTGTTACCGGAGATAGATACGTAGATTCACTTGTGAAATTCGTGGAGAACAATGTAGAGTCATTGATTGAAGGGACGTTGGTGTTGAAATTGAATCCAATTGGGCTTCACTACGTGCACTCTAGGCTTGAATCCTTGTCGGAGCTTGAGAGTCTTATTTCAGGTGCACCTGTAGATTATTTGCGTGCTTATGTATCTGATTTGGGTGACCATCGTGCGCTTGAGCGGCTTCGACGGATTCTTCGTCTCCTTGCGTCGCTCAAGGTGGTATCTGTGCTTCCTCCTACTGGAAGGGATCCTACGCCGTTGTCGCTTTTGCCTTTTGGTAGACTCAAGGTTTTGGAGCTTAGAGGATGTGATCTGTCAACCTCCGCTGCTAGAGGACTTTTGGAATTAAGGCATACCTTGGAAAAGTTGATATGTCATAATTCTACA GATGCTCTTAAGCATGTATTTGCAAGTAGAATTGCTGATATAAGAAATTCTCCGCACTGGAATCGGTTATCGTTTATATCATGTGCCTGCAATGGCTTGGTTCTGATGGACGAGTCCTTGCAACTTCTTCCTGCTGTTGAGACTCTTGATTTGAGCAGAAACAAGTTTGCCAAGGTGGATAATCTGCGGAAGTGCACCAAATTGAAGCACCTGGATCTTGGGTTCAACCACCTGAGAAACATTGTTTCCTTTAGTGgg GTCTCATGCCATATTGTTAAGCTTGTTCTGAGGAACAATGCTCTCACAACTTTGTGTggaattgaaaatttgaagtcaCTTCAGGGACTTGATGTTTCGTACAATATAATCTCCAACCTCTTAGAGATGGAAATTCTTGTTGGTCTGTCATCTCTTCAAAGCTTGTGGCTTGAGGGGAATCCTCTATGCTACTCTCGTTGGTATAGAGCTCAAGTCTTCAGTTTCTTTCCTAGTCCAGAGAAG ATGGAGCTTGATGAAAAGAAAATCTGTAGAAGTGAGGCATGGCAGCGGCAGATTATCATTGCCAGTAGGCAAAAACGGCCTGCTAGCTTTGGATTTTATTCACCAGCAAGAGATGGGGCCAAACTAGAAGGAAGTATTTATACAAAAAGG AAGAGGCTCTCACGCGTGGTTAGTATTGAGACTGAAGAACAGAACACTTCCATTTGCTCCGACATAGAATCTGTGTCTGTTGATATCGACAATCAAAGCAAGGAGGAGAATGCCATTTCTGATGAGGAAGCTGAAATAGTTGAGTTGATGAACCGAattgaaaatatgaagaagGAAAGATCTGATGAATGGCTGCAGGAGTTCAAAGATTGGATAAATGACTCTTCTGACAATTTTATTGGAGTTGCTAGAGGCAAAGAGACTATTTCCAGTAACCACAGAGATGATAAAGTTAAGAACCAGACTAGAAACAAACAGCTAGGTGGGACCTCAAAATATGTATCCGACTCAATGCTGGCTTCTGGAGATGACAGCAGCACAAATATACTAGAATCTGACAATTCATTTGCAGAGACGTCCACTAATATCAGTATGTTTCATTACCCCAACCAAATTGGTGAAGCAGCTTCCATATTTCCTTGCAAATGCACAGGAAACTCCATTCAGATTACTAGAAGCCGACGTCAGGATAATTTTAGCCCTCTAAATAATGAAATGCTTCTACATCCAAATACGATGTTCCCTCAGTCTGAATCCTTCTCAACCCAATGGGGTTTTAAAATGAGTGCTAAAATCAATATTCCACCCGCTACTGATGCTGATAATATTTTGGATTCTCGATCATCCTTGGCTAGCACAGGATCACCTCCTCACTACAAGGAGGACATTCTGCACAGACGCCAAAACTTGGAAGAAGAACTCCTGCAGATGTCTGCTGACTCCTTCTCAGTTGCATCTTCTGATAGTGATACAAGCTGTAGTGACGATGATTGCCCTGATTTGACCTCAATGCATCTGGTTGATAAGTCTCTTATCGACAATGTCTCAGAAATGAGTGGGGAAAGCCGCTCACCAGTGCTTCTGTCCATGGATGTATGCCATGAATTGTATCcgattaaaataaattgtagATTCCCAGCACGTTTAGGCACTGAGGGAACCTCTGGTTGCACGGTGGTCAGAGAATCAGGCACTTCCTCCCAGCAAGGACATTTTTCTACTGACAATATAAGTGTAGAAAGTGTACAAGTTGTGAAGCAGGACGCTGATTggttggaaaagaaaaaacGTCGTAGGACACCTGCAAGGAGAATAATCTCATTGTGTGACGAACATAAAGAAGCAGAACCTAAAAAATCAAATGTGGATACAAATGGTTTTCAAGACAGAGGGGTTGGAACATTTAGCCAAAGTGAGATGAGAAAATCCCTTGATAGTTGTGGGGCTGAGGAGCTAATTAAGAATTACTTTAACAACAAAGCTGCTAATTCTGGAATTGATGAATCTTGTCAGAGATACATGTTATGCAACTGTTTGCTTGAAAAGGACTCTCAGTTCAGTGAAAG CAAGGTAGCTGTAACCTTGAGCAGTGAGCATAAGTTACATGTGCTACTCCTTGAAAACTCATGTGATGGGTCAG GTTCAAGATTAAGATTGGTTGGCTGTCATGGTACACAACAGATGAGAGAGATTTTTGTGGGTTTGGGACTTCAGATTGTAAG AGTGTGCTTTGAACGGGACACAACCTACCTCTTCGTGACCAGAAATATAGACGTATCCAGAGAACTATTATCGATATTAGGGTTTACTGATTCACATGTGATGGAAAATAACTGTTCTCTGCGAAG TTTGGAGAAGGTTCAGGCTGATCTGTTCGAAAGACATGTCTGTGGAGGTTTGAAGATGAGCATTCTTCAGTATTCAATGGTGATGTTCTGGTGCAACAATTCGAAAG AGGATTCATGGATGGGGAGATCACTATTTGTGCTTGGGAGGCATCTACTTCTGTGCATGGAAGATGTAATCCTGCTTGGTTCCCTTTCTGAGAGTGCATCTTGCTCCTCCTATTTCTCGTTGGACTCTTGTTGTTCCATTGTCAGCGTGTCAGAAGTG GTAATCGAAACCACAGATTGCTATTGCGTGACCTTGACTTTGGAAGGTGTCATGTCCGAGTTCCCCCTTTCATTGAAGGAGGGCAAGGTAGTCAAAAATACGAAACTCATGAAGAGAAAACCTGTCTCAGGTCCCCTGAAATGGAAGCTAAAATGGTTTTCAGAAGAAAGTCTCTTCAAGTTTGTGGCTTTATTGAAAGCATTACATAGTGAAGCAACCACAAGTGCACTATTTGTCTACTGTTATTAA
- the LOC125858431 gene encoding surfeit locus protein 1 isoform X1 produces MAASISKTLTRNLLRRSGETTQALQLRLSSAAASAPAISVTETQPPERGGPSKWSNLLLFVPGVITFGLGSWQIIRRQDKIEMLEYRQNRLRMDPLNCNEVSPSGENVDSLEFCRVLCRGVFDEKKSIFIGPRSRSISGVTENGYYVITPLMPLANDPKSVQAPILVNRGWVPRNWRDKSLEMAAADEQPSSIAPPSQESGKSSWWMFSSKKNKVEEDQVPTVKPTEVIGVIRGSEKPSIFVPANDPNSFQWFYVDVSAIARACGLPENTLYIEAINDNVDPSNPYPIPKDTNTLVRSSVMPQDHLNYTFTWYSLSAAVTFMAYKRLQSKKTRR; encoded by the exons ATGGCAGCTTCCATATCTAAAACCCTAACCAGAAATCTTCTCCGGCGAAGTGGTGAGACTACACAAGCATTACAGCTCCGGTTATCCTCCGCCGCTGCTTCAGCTCCTGCCATCTCTGTGACTGAAACTCAACCTCCAG AGAGAGGTGGACCTTCAAAATGGTCAAACTTACTGCTCTTCGTACCGGGGGTCATCACCTTTGGCCTTGGCTCTTGGCAGATCATCAGAAGGCAAGATAAG ATTGAAATGCTTGAGTACAGACAAAATCGATTGCGAATGGATCCTCTAAACTGCAATGAGGTTTCTCCTTCAGGTGAAAATGTGGATTCCTTGGAGTTCTGCAGGGTACTATGTAGAGGAGTGTTTGATGAGAAGAAGTCCATTTTCATAGGGCCACGCTCCAGAAGCATTTCAGGGGTGACTGAAAATGGTTACTATGTTATTACTCCTCTCATGCCTTTGGCAAATGATCCTAAGAG TGTGCAGGCACCAATTCTTGTCAATAGGGGATGGGTCCCCCGGAATTGGAGAGACAAGTCTTTGGAAATGGCTGCGGCTGATGAACAACCTTCAAGTATTGCACCGCCATCTCAAGAGAGTGGAAAGAGCTCCTGGTGGatgttttcttcaaaaaagaataaagtaGAAGAG GATCAAGTTCCAACTGTTAAACCCACAGAAGTGATTGGAGTCATCAGAGGAAGTGAGAAGCCAAGTATATTTGTTCCAGCAAATGATCCCAATTCCTTCCAGTGGTTCTATGTTGATGTTTCAGCCATTGCTCGTGCTTGTGGACTCCCTGAGAACACACTCTACATTGAAGCCATCAATGATAATGTCGACCCAAGCAATCCTTATCCAATTCCAAAGGATACAAACACATTGGTTCGGAGTTCTGTAATGCCACAAGATCATCTTAACTACACATTTACATG GTATTCTCTGTCAGCTGCTGTGACGTTTATGGCTTATAAGAGGCTACAGTCAAAGAAAACCCGGAGATAG
- the LOC125859356 gene encoding uncharacterized protein At3g17950 — MLDPATDLVPPPSSPTISSVSSSDLDTESTGSFFHDRSITLGTLMGVTFQAITFRAPSMTQNRQSIVESSDGAGSTSRKNRKSKKSRVAAVEEEERRHCRRRRWWRLCRDECDSKPASLGEYLEVERRLGDGAFDGGAAAAAAELEGVVIDAQPTNGRTLFADGRVLPPVEVEEESSSAGALGLCRFSVASLSGICSRGAGCVG, encoded by the exons ATGTTGGATCCGGCGACTGATTTGGTACCGCCACCTTCTTCTCCTACAATTTCATCTGTTTCTTCGTCTGATCTCGACACTGAG TCTACAGGTTCATTTTTCCATGATCGGAGTATAACATTAGGGACACTCATGGGAGTTACATTCCAGGCGATCACGTTCAGAGCTCCGTCGATGACTCAAAACCGTCAGTCGATCGTTGAGAGCTCCGACGGCGCGGGGAGTACTTCTCGGAAGAACAGGAAATCGAAGAAGAGTAGAGTAGCGGCGGTGGAAGAGGAGGAACGACGGCATTGCCGAAGGCGGAGGTGGTGGAGGCTTTGTAGAGATGAGTGTGATTCCAAGCCTGCGTCACTAGGAGAGTATCTAGAAGTCGAACGGAGGTTGGGAGACGGAGCATTTGACGGCGGTGCAGCCGCTGCAGCGGCGGAACTTGAAGGTGTTGTTATCGATGCTCAGCCAACAAACGGAAGGACGTTATTCGCCGACGGGAGAGTTCTGCCGCCGGtggaagttgaggaagagtcaTCGTCGGCGGGAGCTTTGGGGTTGTGTAGATTCTCGGTGGCGTCGCTTTCGGGAATCTGTAGCCGTGGTGCTGGCTGTGTTGGGTAA